The following are from one region of the Camelus dromedarius isolate mCamDro1 chromosome 16, mCamDro1.pat, whole genome shotgun sequence genome:
- the ITGA3 gene encoding integrin alpha-3, with amino-acid sequence MGRGPRGAARILRPTLCALVLIVAAGGRVGSAFNLDTRFLVVKEAGNQGSLFGYSVALHRQTERQQRYLLLAGAPQDLAVPDGYTNRTGAVYLCPLTAHKDDCEQMDIAEKSDPNHHIIEDMWLGVTVASQGPAGRVLVCAHRYTQVLWSGSEDQRRMVGKCYVRGNDLELDPRDDWQTYHNEMCNSNTDYLETGMCQLGTSGGFTQNTVYFGAPGAYNWKGNSYMIQRKDWDLSEYSYKDPENQGNLYIGYTMQVGSAILHPTDITIVTGAPRHQHVGAVFLLSQEAGRDLRRRQVLEGTQVGAYFGSAIALADLNNDGWQDLLVGAPYYFERKEEVGGAIYVFMNQAGTSFPAHPSLLLHGPSRSAFGFSVASIGDINQDGFQDIAVGAPFEGLGKVYIYHGSSGGLLRQPQQIIHGEKLGLPGLNTFGYSLSGQMDVDENFYPDLLVGSLSDRIVLLRARPVINILHRTLVARPSVLDPVLCTATSCVQVELCFAYNQSAGNPNYRRNITLAYTLEADRDRRPPRLRFARSQSAVFHGFFSMPEMRCQTLELLLMDNVRDKLRPIIISMNYSLPLRMPERPRLGLRPLDAYPVLNQAQALENHTEVQFQKECGQDNRCDSNLQMRAAFVSELGQRLSRLQYRRDFRKLLLSINVTNTPSRERAGEDAHEALLTLEVPPALLLSSVRPPGACQANETIVCELGNPFKRNQRMELLIAFEVIGVTLHTRELQAQLQLSTSSHQDDLWPMTLTLLVDYTLQASLSMVSHRLQSFFGGTVMGESGMKTVEDVGSPLKYEFQVGPMGEGLAALGTLVLGLEWPYEVINGKWLLYPTEITVRSNESWPCQPPGDLVNPLNLTLSVPGDRPPSPQRRRRQLDPGGGQGPPPVTLAAAKKAKSEIQLSCGSDRTRCVWLECPIPDAPIITNVTIQARVWNSTFIEDYRDFDRVRVASWATLFLRTSIPTINMENKTVRFSVDIDSDLVEELPAEIELWLVLVAVSAGLLLLGLIILLLWKCGFFKRARTRALYEAKRQKAEMKSQPSETERLTDDY; translated from the exons ATGGGCCGCGGCCCCCGCGGCGCCGCCCGCATCCTACGCCCGACGCTCTGCGCTCTGGTGTTGATAGTGGCCGCCGGCGGCCGCGTCGGCTCCGCATTCAACCTGGACACCCGATTCCTGGTGGTGAAGGAGGCCGGGAACCAGGGCAGTCTCTTTGGCTACTCGGTCGCCCTCCATCGGCAGACGGAGCGGCAGCAGCGCTACCT GCTCCTGGCTGGTGCCCCCCAGGACCTCGCTGTACCTGATGGCTATACCAACCGGACTGGCGCAGTGTACCTTTGCCCACTCACTGCCCACAAGGATGACTGTGAGCAGATGGACATCGCGGAGAAAA GTGACCCTAACCATCACATTATTGAGGACATGTGGCTCGGGGTGACTGTGGCCAGCCAGGGCCCTGCAGGCAGAGTGCTG GTCTGTGCCCACCGCTACACCCAGGTGCTGTGGTCGGGGTCGGAGGACCAGCGGCGCATGGTGGGCAAGTGCTATGTACGGGGCAACGACCTGGAGCTGGACCCCAGGGATGATTGGCAGACCTACCACAACGAGATGTGTAACAGCAACACCGACTACCTGGAGACGGGCATGTGCCAGCTGGGCACGAGCGGCGGCTTCACCCAGAACACTGTGTACTTCGGCGCTCCTGGTGCCTACAACTGGAAAG GAAACAGCTACATGATTCAGCGGAAGGACTGGGATTTATCCGAATATAGTTACAAGGACCCAGAGAACCAAGGAAACCTCTATATTG GGTACACAATGCAGGTGGGCAGTGCCATCCTGCACCCCACGGACATCACCATCGTGACAGGTGCTCCGCGGCACCAACATGTGGGCGCTGTCTTTTTGCTGAGCCAAGAGGCAGGTAGAGACCTGCGGAGGAGGCAGGTGCTGGAGGGCACGCAGGTGGGCGCCTATTTTGGCAGCGCCATTGCCCTGGCAGACCTGAACAATGATGG ATGGCAGGACCTTCTGGTGGGTGCCCCCTATTACTTTGAGCGGAAAGAGGAGGTAGGGGGTGCTATTTATGTCTTCATGAACCAGGCAGGCACCTCCTTCCcggcccacccctccctccttcttcatGGCCCCAGTCGCTCCGCCTTCGGCTTCTCTGTGGCTAGCATTGGTGACATCAACCAGGATGGATTCCAAG ACATTGCTGTGGGAGCCCCATTCGAGGGCTTGGGCAAAGTGTACATCTACCATGGCAGCTCCGGGGGGCTCCTCAGACAGCCCCAGCAG ATAATCCACGGAGAGAAGCTGGGACTGCCTGGCTTGAACACCTTCGGCTACTCCCTGAGTGGGCAAATGGATGTGGATGAGAATTTCTACCCGGACCTGCTGGTGGGGAGCTTGTCAGACCGCATCGTGCTGCTGCG GGCCCGGCCTGTCATCAACATCCTCCACAGGACCTTGGTAGCCAGGCCATCCGTGCTGGACCCGGTGCTCTGCACGGCCACGTCCTG TGTGCAGGTGGAGCTGTGCTTTGCTTACAACCAGAGTGCCGGGAACCCCAACTACAGGCGGAACATCA CCCTGGCCTACACGCTGGAGGCCGACCGGGACCGCCGCCCACCCCGGCTCCGCTTTGCACGCAGCCAGTCAGCTGTCTTCCATGGCTTCTTCTCCATGCCCGAGATGCGCTGCCAGACGCTGGAGCTGCTCCTGAtg GACAACGTCCGAGACAAACTCCGTCCCATCATTATCTCCATGAACTACTCTTTACCTTTGCGGATGCCTGAGCGCCCCCGACTGGGGCTGCGGCCCCTGGACGCCTACCCAGTCCTCAACCAGGCACAGGCTCTGGAGAACCACACGGAG GTCCAGTTCCAGAAGGAGTGCGGGCAGGACAACAGGTGCGACAGCAACTTGCAGATGCGGGCGGCCTTCGTGTCGGAGCTGGGGCAGCGGCTGAGCAG GCTCCAGTACCGGAGAGACTTCCGAAAACTGCTCCTAAGCATCAACGTGACCAATACCCCGAGCAGAGAGCGAGCTGGGGAAGACGCCCACGAGGCGCTGCTCACCCTGGAGGTGCCTCCTGCCTTGCTGCTGTCCTCAGTGCGCCCC CCTGGAGCCTGCCAGGCCAATGAGACCATCGTTTGTGAGCTGGGGAACCCCTTCAAACGGAACCAGAGG ATGGAGCTGCTCATCGCCTTCGAGGTCATCGGGGTGACCCTGCACACAAGGGAACTCCAGGCACAACTGCAGCTCTCCAC CTCAAGTCACCAGGATGACCTGTGGCCCATGACCCTGACTCTGCTGGTAGACTACACACTCCAGGCCTCGCTCAGCAT GGTGAGTCACCGGCTACAAAGCTTCTTTGGGGGGACAGTGATGGGCGAGTCTGGCATGAAAACCGTGGAGGATGTGGGAAGCCCTCTCAAGTACGAGTTCCAG GTGGGTCCAATGGGGGAAGGTCTGGCAGCCCTTGGGACCCTGGTCCTGGGGCTGGAGTGGCCGTACGAAGTCATCAATGGGAAGTGGCTGCTGTACCCCACGGAGATCACCGTCCGCAGCAATgagtcctggccctgccagccACCTGGAGACCTTGTCAACCCTCTCAACCTCACTCTCTCG GTTCCTGGGGACAGGCCACCATCCCCACAGCGCAGGCGGCGACAACTGGACCCCGGGGGAGGCCAGGGCCCCCCGCCTGTCACTCTGGCTGCTGCCAAAAAAGCCAAGTCTGAGATCCAGCTG AGCTGTGGCAGTGACCGCACCCGCTGTGTGTGGCTGGAGTGCCCCATTCCTGATGCCCCCATCATCACCAACGTGACAATACAAGCACGAGTGTGGAACAGCACCTTCATCGAG GATTACAGAGACTTTGACCGAGTTAGGGTAGCCAGCTGGGCCACCCTGTTTCTCCGAACCAGCATCCCCACCATCAACATGGAGAACAAGACAGTGCGG TTCTCAGTGGACATTGACTCTGACCTGGTGGAGGAGCTGCCGGCCGAGATCGAGCTATGGCTGGTGCTTGTGGCTGTGAGTGccgggctgctgctgctggggttgATCATCCTCTTGCTGTGGAAG TGCGGCTTCTTCAAGCGAGCCCGCACTCGCGCTCTGTATGAAGCTAAGAGGCAGAAGGCGGAGATGAAGAGCCAGCCGTCAGAGACGGAGAGGCTGACCGACGACTACTGA